A portion of the Choristoneura fumiferana chromosome 6, NRCan_CFum_1, whole genome shotgun sequence genome contains these proteins:
- the Ucp4A gene encoding uncoupling protein 4A, with translation MPVLRNADHPASQATDSLYTRYAVAVLAAWAAEGATYPFDLTKTRLQIQSEVAATKEGFKLENHGMIRTAVGIARQEGVFKLWSGLMPMFQRHIIYSGSRLIFYEKFRNALKDENGKTSLGTASLGGLAAGSLAQLIASPTDLVKVQMQAEGRRVLQGKPPRFTSCTQTYKLLYKESGILGFWRGAIPNVQRAALVNMGDLAAYDYTKQLLIREFGMADNAAVHACAAFAAGFVAAVLGTPADVMKTRLMNQPVGPDGRGVLYRGMIDCLQQSVKNEGILALYKGFLPLWMRLGPWALINWIAFENIMLALGGKTF, from the exons ATGCCGGTTCTACGCAACGCCGACCACCCCGCTTCGCAGGCGACCGACTCCTTGTACACGCGGTACGCGGTCGCCGTGCTAGCCGCTTGGGCTGCTGAAGGCG CCACCTACCCCTTCGACCTGACGAAGACGCGACTCCAAATACAGTCGGAAGTCGCCGCGACCAAGGAAGGGTTCAAG CTTGAAAACCATGGCATGATCAGAACAGCCGTTGGCATAGCCAGGCAGGAAGGAGTATTTAAACTCTGGAGCGGCCTGATGCCTATGTTCCAACGCCACATCATCTACTCCGGAAGCCGACTCATATTTTACGAGAAGTTTAGAAACGCGCTTAAAGATGAAAACGGGAAGACTTCGCTGGGTACAGCGTCTTTGG GCGGCCTGGCTGCGGGCTCCCTCGCCCAGCTGATCGCGTCGCCCACCGATCTGGTGAAAGTACAGATGCAGGCGGAAGGCCGAAGGGTGCTGCAAGGCAAGCCGCCGCGGTTCACCAGTTGCACGCAGACTTACAAGTTGCTGTACAAGGAGAGCGGGATTCTTGGCTTTTGGAGAG GTGCAATCCCGAACGTGCAGCGAGCGGCTCTAGTCAACATGGGCGACCTTGCCGCATACGACTATACCAAACAGCTCCTAATACGAGAATTCGGCATGGCGGACAACGCCGCAGTCCACGCTTGTGCAGCCTTCGCCGCTGGCTTCGTCGCTGCTGTCCTGGGCACGCCAGCTGACGTCATGAAGACCAGACTCATGAACCAACCTGTTGGCCCTGATGGAAG GGGTGTCCTCTATCGCGGCATGATAGATTGCCTCCAGCAATCAGTGAAGAACGAAGGCATCCTGGCGTTGTACAAAGGTTTCCTTCCGCTGTGGATGCGTCTGGGCCCTTGGGCTCTCATTAACTGGATAGCTTTTGAGAACATCATGCTTGCTTTAGGAGGTAAAACCTTCTAG